The DNA segment CCAGGGGAATAATTTACCATTATTTTAGTTTCATCTATCCCCTATGGCAAGCAACTCCCCTTTGCTAAGACGGCATCGGTTCGTTCCCCCTAATGAATAGTCCTCCGCGTCTAGTTAGAAAGCAAATCCCAGCTGAGGAATCGGGAGGAAAAACCCACGGCGCCACCAACACATTCCGTGTGTCGCCCATTTGTCTCGGTTAATATTCCTTTCCATTTGGCCCATTTCCGCCACAGGTACTTTCCTCTGGAGGTGGAAAGCTTCCACGAGGGCTAAACCTCATCGGTGCCGTACATTCGCGCGGGGTAGGAGTAGTAGTGTAGGAATGGGAACTGCGACTGTGGAAAGGACTGGAACCGCGCTACAGTACGTACGATTCACACCGATTAGTGGGTTGAAATGGCGTCAACTGAATCGGAAGTTTGCCTTTCCCTGGCCGAAGCGTGGCACCCTCGTTAGTATTCAGTATTTTGTCtggggctttttttttcaccaaaacaaaacacacgacAAACGCAAGCGTTTTTCGTAGCGACAgtgcaataaattaatttcaattaattcCCCATCCAGGTAAGAGCACGTAAGAATCGAGAGTGGGGTATCGTAACGGTTCCCTCGTACCTTTTCGCCTCGTTCTTTGTCGACTGCTCGCTGTGGTGGATTGCATTCACACTTATTGCCGGCCAGAACTTTCACCACATCTGGAGCCGCGTTCTGTGGAGTTAGAGAGGGAAGATGTATGTAAAATTTAATGATGGTGAATCAGGTTTGGATGTGCATATCGCTGCTCTAATGCAAATGCACCAAGCACaagcaataataaaatatgttatgAGGCAGTGAAATGACAATATAtctgataataataaatttactGACTTTTTTACTATATAACACTTTAATGCCTAAAGATCATAGTATAATTAGAACTAAAATATACTAAGAATGAATATGTTTGCAAACGTTTAGGCCTATACAATAAATATTTGCCTTTGTATACAACAGTGTTTTGTTATAAGACAACGAACGCGATCAAAAAACAATACTTCAACATGGACAATACGATGTTTATTACATTCAACTATATTGCCTAAGAATTATAACATATGTCCATTATGGTAAATCTATCTCTAAACgaatacaaaataaacaacttaTTCGTAGTATTCTCTTCCTTCGTATGAACAATAGtatatttttgatatttttagtCTTCGAAATCTTATGGTCATGAAAGGGTTAAGTAGAGCAGTTATAACAACATTATAACACTAAACAACATTACAATATACTAAACATTAATagatttgcatacttttaggcgctccTACACAATAATCATTTGTTTATCACCGTTTCATAAgactttttgtgtttgtttgtttaaaaagtTATTCTGgggatttttttgtacttGTTTGACTGTACTGTCTAACACTGTTAATGTCTAGTAAATCAAATTAGATCTAAAATGTACTGAGAATCAATCATTTTGCATACTGTTAGGCGTTCGTACAAAGTCACTATTCAAACAGACATATAATGCAATTTTCAAACAGTTATTATCCAATTTAAAGTTCTTTTATACTTTCATTTGAATCTAGCGGGCTGTGTCAAAATTTGATTAGATAAATTGACACAAATAAATTCGATACTAATAGATCGAAATTAGACATTAAGCGATATTTGGTCCCAAAATGGGAAATttctgaaacaaaaataaacaataaaaaagaatacatagaaaattgtatgattTAGTCAGTGTGATATCACGTTAAATTCACTTTTTAAGACATAGTTAAATGGATAAAGTGATCAAATATAGCTCCAAAGATGCTGTAAAGTCAGTGTTCTATTTAGATGCATCTCACAGCACCCTTACCGCTTACCTCTTGAATGTTCCGTAGCCAGTAGGACAGGTTGTTGAAAGATTCCAGGCTCGTCACGTCGTACATCAGAAGTATGCCCATCGCACCACGGTAGTAGGCAGTCGTCAGCGTCCGGAACCGCTCCTGGCCGGCCGTATCCCAGATCTGTAGCTTGATCGGCACACCGTCCAGGTTGATGAGTTTCTGCTTGAAATCGATTCCTGTTTgcacgtgtgtatgtatgtgtgtgtgttttgtcataaaacaaacaagtcgtagggaaagaaacaaagagaagaagaaaaaggtaGATTGGAATAGGGATTCCCAATGGAGGAAGCTTTTGTTCCGGTCGCAATAAAAGCGACCCCACTCCGATTCGACCGAGAACGTACGCTCGTGGTGCTGAAGTTcaaattttccaatttccagCAGTAGCTTTGCGGGTTgagttttgatattttaaaatcattgcCGTGTTTTTGCATTCTTTTTGGCTGTTCCCATTTGCTCGTGCGACGTGCGATCGGGCGAGCAAATACTATCCATAAAACATGACGCTTTATTAGATCCTGCTGGGTGAACCAGGCCGCACCTGGTGGGGCATGATTTTGGCGTTTTCTAACCATTCGCACAGACCAGACGGTTCGCAAACAGAGTCGTTGTGTCAACGGATCGCAATTCGTTGACCATATGTCATGCATCAGGATGGTTGAAGGAAACTTGAACTCCCGCATCCTAGACAAGCGGTATCACTTTTTCGCTAATGGGCGCTCTCTGTTTCAAATTCACCGTCCTTAGCGTGAGGGATATAAAATTCATGTCTTGTTCTATCTCTCGTTCATTTTGTCCCGATGCGGCCACGAGGCCACCGTATGAAGCAAGCGGAAAAGCGGTGGTAAACTGCACTAAAATACGACACCGGGACCCGTAAATGTCGATCGTAAAAAGTGTCTCGTCGATGTGCCGGAAGATGTGCGAGGGTGGGGGATAGTGGGTGGTCAATGTGATACGCGAGTTTTCGGTTCCGAAAACTtttccgaaaaaaaagaaaccagtTGTCCGTTCCGCCGATTTGGGTGTGTTTGTAGGTTCATAAAAAAGCATCGAGCTGTATACAAGTCCTGTTTTGTAGTATTTCACACTATCCTGCTTTGCCTTCTGCCTTAGTTTATGATGAATTCAGTTTCATGCATTTCCAGTGAGGCAATTTAAAGGTTATTTTATATAAAGTCAATCAACCAGTAAAATCTGTTGATACTAGCTACTATAGCTACTACTATACATTGAAATCTTGTACTTTTCTTTGTCCTTCTTATTCATAATCAAccgcttttctttgttttcgacatctttttaacaattaaagtttgtttataaaaattaaatctttTTGATGGAGTGATTAAAAATTTCAAACGTAATTACATTTAAATGCCAGTGAATGCAGCCATTCATTAGCGAAGGAATTAGTGAATCGTTCTTCTCATCtgccctcatttccttccccACACAAATGCATCTTATAATTCATTCCGGCACGTATCACACATATATCAAACGGATGCACTTTTCCACCATACCCCCCAatgtcgatgatgatgatgatgatgatgatggtgatgaggggcgatggtgatgatgcgcCCAGCAAGGGCACATCTCTTTGCATGGCGTCGATGCATCATTGCATATGCAAAGTGCAATTCACCAGAGCCCGCCCCTCCCACTGCAATTATCTGCACGAAACGCGCGATGAATCATCGCATCGGACGATCGGCGAttcaaaaggaaggaaaatatgACCATGGAAGGCAGACCGAAGGTCAGAGCAGGATCCAGACAGGAAGCTTGCTGGAAGAAGCGACAGTAGGTTTATCGCAACGGATCTGTTCTCCGCGTTGTGTTGGATCGATTTTGCTTAATTGATGAAAGAATTGTATCCCAGTTTTTGTTCCCCATAAATAGCTTACCGATCGTGGAAATGTACGTGTCGTAGTACCGCTCGTCACAGTAACGATGGACGATGCACGTCTTGCCAACGTTGGAATCGCCCAGCACCAGCACCTTGTACGTGGCCGCAAAATCGAGTGCCATTTTGTCCGCTGCACAGAAAACCACACACCAAAACAGCTAAAACGGATGGTTgccttttcctcttttttttcccGCCCCCTTTCGCTTCCCGAACGGGTTGGGTGAGTCACAGCAGGAGTGCAAACGGAGTGCGCTTGGCTAAGACGAGACGAGACGCGACGAGTCTTTCTCTCCGGATCTCGT comes from the Anopheles coluzzii chromosome 2, AcolN3, whole genome shotgun sequence genome and includes:
- the LOC120948581 gene encoding ras-related protein Rab-8A; amino-acid sequence: MALDFAATYKVLVLGDSNVGKTCIVHRYCDERYYDTYISTIGIDFKQKLINLDGVPIKLQIWDTAGQERFRTLTTAYYRGAMGILLMYDVTSLESFNNLSYWLRNIQENAAPDVVKVLAGNKCECNPPQRAVDKERGEKIAENFDMPFFEVSCKQNINIEDAFLTLARKIREQREHRGENFDDGDRQKGLQDMIKNGPGSNGLGPFTLGSGGDGGRCSC